ttttaattttgtctctaaaattttttatttacattaaatatattcttaacagttaaattttttaaaaatttaaaaccaattcaGCAATAATGCATGACAACTAAATTTGATTTGCTTATATTAAAAGTTGTTCTTGTAAAATTATTGAATtagtcctaaatttttttaaaaaataatatttgattaaaaaaattataataaaataaaatttagagatatttttaaaatttttaatcaaatttaaagataaaaaatatatttgatctctttttatactttttctatgttgaaattaaactattttaaaaaaatgtggaaTTGAATTTGACTAAATAGAAAAGTATGTTAGAGAAGAAATGAAGATTAGTGGAAGCATGAGGTTAACATAATTTGTACGAACCAGGTAATGCAATAAAGGCATCAGAATGCTTAGCCATCTCTGCTTTCCTTTGATGCATGTCTGCTACTGCCTTCACTTCCCCCACTGTTTCTCCAGTAAGCTGCACCCCAAATCAATAATAATCCAAATTAGAAAAAACCATGTCATAATAATATATCAACAGCTTTTGAGCATGTAATGCATGGTCAatggagtagtagtagtagtagcatTAGGTAGGGGAATAGTAGAGGTGTTAAATAAATGCAATGATGATTGTTGCAGCATTGTGGGCTCAATTTGTAATCATTTTACCGCTTCTTACTCCTTGGGACAACCATATCTTCCTTACATTTCACCTACTTTTAAAATTTACGGTCCATAATATTTATAACCAATGCAATcaagtaaataatttaattttgataccatttttaatataaaattgttttatacgtatatttaatcacataatattatattaacaaaaataattactttttattaattatataaataattttatatgattatgtaaaatattttatactgttaatacatcaaaattattaaactcataaaataatatcatcaaaaatggtataaattatcTAAGGAATTATTTACTTTAAATAATTTAGTCCAACTCAGTATACACTCTTGCTTGCTTATAAAATttagcataataataataatcccttTTTTGGGATTAATTTGTGGGAgtgaatatatatgtatataaaagaaGAAATGATGGGATATAAGAATGTAAAGGGATATATGGAATTTGAGGGAAGGACAAAAATGGTGCAGAAGGGAAAGACCCCAGATTGCCAGGTGTATTGATGGATAAGTTTGAAGACAGCACCAAATTGTGAGCTAAATACAATACACATGAATACAATGTGATGAAACAAAATACTCCTAACTTTATATGAAACGTACATGAATAAAAAAAGGACAAATGTGTTATGACTCAGATAAAATTGGGATAACAAAAGTATGGCTGCAATTCACTTTAAatgttgaaaaattttcaaagtattttaaaaatgtgaatatttcaataattttagttattagtcttaaggtatatatattttaggataaattataaaaaatatatttaaattattttgttgttGACAAAAATAGACTTAAATTTTATCATCGAAAAAAAACACttacaaattatttaaaattatgataaaaatataaactCGTGAACTAAAACGTTTTACGTTAGTAGAAAAAAAGatgtgacaaataaatttttttatgtggtAAATGAGATTCTGATGTTAACAAATAAATcacgttataattttttttaatgaaataggTTTCTAATCACGATTAAACATTTTGatacgtttttaaattatttaaatatatttgaaTATGTGAGAAGAAAATCGATAGAACATTTAGTTAGGAGAGTGAATGAAATAGAAGATGGACAATGGGTGAAAGGAGAAAGATTTAAGAATactatccatgaggtggtcaaacaagATCTACATATAAATAGTCTctctataaatataatatatgacaatactcaataatattttttgattcatgtagccaatTCCATCTAATGGGATAAGATTTTGTTGTTGTTACTGctgtttgtatttttgttgataataaaatttaaaaatattttattaatattaagatATTTTAAGTAGATTTTTAGTGATTTATTGATTGAGAACAATGATCAAAATTAGGATATCTGAAATGCTTAAAATATTACTTAGATATTAGGCTACTAATATAGTACTATTAAGTCCAAGACATTGGAACTTAGATAAAATTAGTGTAAGATAATTCTGTGTGTTTGCAATTATGAATATGCTTCCATAACAGTCCTTAACATTACCTCTCTTGGCATAAGTGTCTTGGGAATAACTCTGCAGAGAAAAAACAAGTTACTGAGATGAACaattatatatagagagagaaatgtcatatcatatatcatatcatatcatatgatCATATCACATATTAAATTAGCTTAGCTAGCACCAATGGGAATGAATAATAATCATGATGATGCTCTCTCACCCAATTACATGGCGACCACCATCATAAACAGCCTGAGAAATCAATCCCATCAAACCAATGCTGCCTCCTCCATAAACCAGATCAATATCTCTTGACACCTATTAATTCATTAACAAACCAAATATTACAGAACTAATTAATGCTCTGTATGTATGTGTTCATGAGAATTAGAAACCAAACTAGAAATGATGGGACATAATGCATCAAGGAACAGAGAGAACCCCAAAACAGAGGATCCAATTTGACTATGGTAAAAACTCAAGTATAGTTAATTGAGAAcgattagataataatttaatcaaacctattaaatcatctaataatttttacctatcaacttcatatgaagttaATTACACTTTACTGTACAATTACAAATCCTAGCAAGCACAACAGTAAAAAGGAATAAACTTGGAGGATCAAATCAAAACAAACattagaaaacaaattaaaacaggACAAAGATTAAATCAAAGTAAAGACAAGTAGTGTTCCAGAGAAACAGCAGAATTAAACTCCTTAAAAGAGAAAAAGGATTAGAAATGGAAGATGcattttattattatgattattaccAATTCTCTTCCAAGTTCAATGGCAGCATCCTTGTAACTAGCTTTGTTACCAGGGCTGCTACCACAAAACACACAAATCCTCTTGAATTTTGATTGCTTCTTCTTCATATCTTCTGTTCCTTGTctctccatctctctctctctctctctatatatatagagaTATCTTGTGTCTCTGCACGGTTTCAAAATGAATGAAGACGAAGAGAGGTTAGTGTTGATGGTGTATGAGCTTTTGGGTTTATGCTATCTTATATATAGAGAGAAATAGATTCAGAGGGAGTAGACTATTTTTTAACccttaaaaagtttaatttttcataaaataacTCTCTAAAGAGAGAAATTATATTTTGGTCTTCCGAAGATAAATTCAATTTgataaaaagtaattttttatagCAATAAATGACTCATAATTTTCtctgattttttttatagaacaattaaaaaattattcaaacagTAAATACACAAAACTgagaaaatttgattttaattttttttccagttcCTTTTACTTTTTGCATTCACTTAAAAAATTGTCAAaacttttatttaatataaaatcacTAAATTTAGTAGATAGAAACAATTTATTTTTCTGAACTGACtataaaaaatcatatttgaatctaatttttaaatttttttagtgtctttttatatttagtatattttattaaactaaaattatttgTAAAGAGAAAAGTAATTTTtctaaacaaattattttattaaaatttattttttttaaataataatttatttttggacAATAGCATAgagcataaaaacataaataaataatacttaaTTCACCGTGAATTCtacacattttaaatatttttatccaaatttttatactattaaaattatgatttaaaattttactttaaagtGTTGAATAATTTGCTAGTATACTATCTTATCTTGTATAAgatgttaaaaataattatagaaaagTTAATTGTATTGCATAAAAGATTCTTATTCAATAAAAAAGGATGGTAAAAAATAGGAAATAGTATAAGTTCCAAAAAAATTAGATGGATTGGGAATTAGAGATGTAGTGATTCGAAATATAATGTTTTTGTTTAAATGGTGGTAGTATTTTTCAAATGAAAATtgtccattataaaaaaaagaatatatactTTTGCAATAATTTAAAGTCTAATGTGATGTTATTTAATTAAATACTATCTATAagaagaaatttataaaaaaatatctgtCAATTACAAAATGATTAATGACTTGTCTATAGAAATatataaaagatgaaa
This region of Arachis hypogaea cultivar Tifrunner chromosome 8, arahy.Tifrunner.gnm2.J5K5, whole genome shotgun sequence genomic DNA includes:
- the LOC112706806 gene encoding cytokinin riboside 5'-monophosphate phosphoribohydrolase LOG1; the encoded protein is MERQGTEDMKKKQSKFKRICVFCGSSPGNKASYKDAAIELGRELVSRDIDLVYGGGSIGLMGLISQAVYDGGRHVIGVIPKTLMPRELTGETVGEVKAVADMHQRKAEMAKHSDAFIALPGGYGTLEELLEVITWAQLGIHDKPVGLLNVDGYYNSFLSFIDKAVEEGFISPKARHIIVSAPTPKDLVKNMEEYFPQHERVASKLSWESGI